In Pseudomonadota bacterium, the genomic window TTGATTTTATTGGTGCCCCCAGCGCGACTCGAACACGCGGCCTGCGGATTAGGAATCCGTCGCTCTATCCACCTGAGCTATGGGGGCAAGGTTTTATTTTAATGCACTTCTTATAGCACATTTATCAGATTGGTCAACCAGGAACAATGAAAAACAGGAGGGGAAAACCCCCTCCTGTTAGTTATTTACTCAACTTTCTGAGTTGTTCTGAAAACAGCGGAAAGAAATTTACAAGGGTGTTCCGGCATGGCTCTCGCTCATTCTCGCCTGCCGTCCATGGCCTGCCTGTGCGTGCCGCACGCAGACAAGCCGGCTAGTGGGGACACCGCTAAAGCAATGTCCCCGCGTCCGCCGCGAATCACATCGTGTGATTCGTTCGGCGGCCCAATACCGCCTGCCTGTCGGCAGACAGGCTATGAGCCAAACCCGAACATCCGGTAATTACGTCCCTGACAACGCAAGTCAGAAAGTTGAGTTATTTACAACCGGTTTCTGAGAAAATCTACAACATTTCAATAATGCCGGCCGCCCCCATCCCTCCGCCGATACACATGGAAACAATACCCCGTTTCAGCTTTCGCCTTTTCAACTCATAAATCAGTTGAGTTGTCAATTTAGCCCCGGTACAGCCAAGTGGATGTCCGAGGGCGATGGCGCCGCCATTAGGATTGATATCACCATCCCAATAACGCTTTTCCAGACCCAGTTGGCGCAGGGAATAGATGCACTGAGAGGCAAATGCCTCATTAATTTCAAAAAGCTCAATATCTTTGGTTTTAAGTCCAGCCTGCTGCAAAACTTTTGGAATGGCAAATGCCGGGCCTACTCCCATGACTTCCGGTTCCACCCCGGCAACCGCGTAATTAGTCAATTTTGCCAACGGCTCCAAACCCAGTTTTTTCGCCTTTTCAGCACTCATAATCAAAGCAAAGGAAGCGCCGTCGGTCATTTGTGATGAATTAGCCGCAGTGACTACACCTCCCGCTTTGAATGGCGATTTCAGCTTCGCCATTTTTTCCAGCGATGCCGGCCAGCGTACACCATCATCCATTTCAAAAGGAACCTCGACATGAATCTTTTTCCCATGTTTATCAGTAGAATACTTCCAGGCATTGATGGGAATGATCTGCTCCTTGAATTTTCCCGCTTCTATCGCTTCATGGGCCCGACGATTACTTTCCATTCCCACCTTATCCTGGTCTTCCCGGGATATTTTGTATCTTTCCGCCACGTTTTCAGCCGTAATACCCATGGATACATAGGTGTTGGGCAAGTCATTCCATCCCGGATGGGGACGAAAAATACTGCCACCCATGGGAATATGGCTCATGCTTTCAGCCCCGCCGGCAATGATGACATCTGACCAGCCAGCCTGAATTTTAGCGGTTGCATCGGCAATTGCCTGAATCCCCGAAGAGCAGAAACGATTAACGGTCATGCCGCAGGTTTCGATGGGCAAACCGGCACCGAGACTGATCACCCTGCCGATATTCATCCCCTGTTCCGCTTCCGGGAAGGCACAACCGCAGATCAAATCATCAACATCTTCCGGTTTAAGCTTTGGAACCCGGGCCAAAAGACCTTTAACTACCTGGATGCCGATTTCATCGCCCCTGGTCTGGGCCAGCCCCCCCTTTTTATAGCGTCCACCCGGGCTTCTTACCGAGGCAACAATAACTGCTTCCTGCATAATAATCCTCCATTTCTCCATCTCAATACAGCTGCCAGGATTTATTTTCCCGACCGGCTGAAATAGTTATGATTAATTCCGTAATGGTTTACCGTTTTTCAACATGTACATCATCCGATCCTGGGTTTTTGTCTCCCCACATAGACTTAAGAAAGCTTCCCGCTCAAGATCAAGGATCAGATCCTCGGAAACAAAGGTGCCCTCGGCACAGTCACCACCGGAAAGCACCCCGGCCAGTTTTTTAGCCACATACTCATCGTAGTCGGAAATATAGTTACCGGCCTTCATGTTATACAAGATAGAATCCACCATCCCCCGGAAGTTTTCTCCCATTACCGGAATCATGACAGGTTTTGGTTGCCGATAAAAGCGGGCCAGACCCAGAGCAACATTCTTGGCATCGTAAATCTGCTGATCACGATTCATGCTGATGGCATCCGTTTTACGGATATAGCCAAGTTCCATCGCTTCCACCGCACTGGTAGCCACCTTGGCCATGCCGATATTCTCAAACGCCTTCTGGTAATGTGTCTGCATATTAAGACCATTGGCTATAGTTCCATCAGGAATCCCTTCAGTACAGCGAACCATCAACTCTTTGGTGCCACCGCCGGCAGGGATCACCCCAACTCCCACCTCAACCAGGCCCATGTAGGTTTCACCGCAGGGCTGACAGCGATCACCATGCAGGGAAATTTCGCAGCCACCTCCAAGCGCCATTCCAGCCGGGGCAATAACCACCGGCCTGGCAGCATATTTGAGCCGCATGTTGGCATATTGAAAATCATGGATCATCTTATCCAGGATATCCCAATCGCCCTGCTGGATAGCAACAAAAACTTGAAAAAGATTAGCCCCGACTGAAAAGTTTGTGCCATGATTGGCCACCACCAACCCGAGGAAATCTTTTTCAACAATATCGCAGCTCTCATAGATCATGGTGCCGACATCACCGTCAATGGCATTCATTTTAGTATGAAATTCCAGGCAGGCCACCCCGTCACCAATATCAATGAGGCTGGCGCCGGCATTGGAAGCTACCACCCGGTTACGCTCTTTAAGGGGTGGCAATAAAATAATTTTCGGATTTTGCTCCAGCTTGACATAATCCTGACTGGCAAAATCATAATAGTAGAGACCATCATCCTGACGCAGATAAAAAGAAGTATGGCCGGCTTTGAGCATCTCACTGATCTTTTTCGGCACTTTCAGTTTCAGCTCTGCCATCACTTTGACAACCTCTTGCACCCCCAGCACATCCCAGAGCTCAAAAGGTCCAAGCTTATGATTATACCCCCACTTCATGGTATTATCGATGGCAACCACCGTATCACAGATTTCAGGAATTCGGTTGGCCGCATAAATAAAATTACGACAGAGATATTCTCTAATCACTTCAGCTGCCACATCGTTTCCCTGAAACAGACGCCGCAACTTGGCAGCAAAGCCACCCGGCTCCTTTTTTGCCGCCTGTAGTGATGCATACCTGGGCTTTTCAAAAGAAACATATTCCATCGTCCGGTAATCAAGCGCCAGTTTCAGCCGTTTACCTTTTTCATCTTTGGTTTTTTTATAAAAGCCCTGCCTGGTTTTATTCCCCAGCCATTTATTTTCGACCATTTTTACCATGAACTCGCGGGGCACGAACATCTCCCGCATTTCATCATCGGGAACCGCCGCATAAAGATTATTCATGACATGGAACCCGACGTCAGTGCCCACCAGATCCATAGTCCCACAAATAGATGAGCCAGGCCGGCCGAGGGCCTTACCGATAATCGCATCCAGTTCCGGCACTGATAAATTCTTTTCCACCATAATGTTAATAGCATTGGCAATATCGAAAACCCCGATGCGGTTGCCGACAAAGTTCGGCACATCCTTGCAGAGCACCGCTCCCTTCCCCAGGACATCCTCACAAAAAGAAGTCATAAAACCAACAACATCGTCATCCGTTTCCTCGCCGGGGATAATCTCCACCAGTTTCATATAACGGGGAGGATTAAAAAAATGAACCCCCAGAAATCTTTTTTTCAAGGATTTTGTCAGCTTGGCAGAAATATCTCTAATGGGCAGCCCCGAGGTATTGGTGGAAACAATACACTTTTTGCTGATCACCTTTGCCACTTTAGCGAACAACTCCTGCTTTATCTCCAGATTTTCAACCACGACCTCTATCACCCAGTCAACCTGAGACAGTTTTTCCAGATCATCTTCAAAATTACCGATGGTGATCATCTCCGCATTTTTTTTACTATAGAAGCTGGCAGGCTTTGATTTCAGGGCTCCTTTCAGACCCCGGGCCGCAAAGCTGTTGCGCCATTTTGGATTTTCCCGGGTCAATCCCTGCTGCTGGTCTGCCTCGGTCAGCTCAAATGGCACAATATCAAGCAACAAACACTCAATGCCGGCATTGGTCAGGTGGGCGGCGATAGTGGCACCCATAACCCCGGCACCTAAAACCGCAGCTTTTTTAATTTCATATGACATGGCAATTATCCCCCCTATTTCTTCTATTATTACGTTTACATACCAAATGAAGCATCCAGCATTTCCACGGCGATCTTTTCCCGCATCTCAACACTTTGGCATCGGCTCTTAAGAATACTTAACACCTCAACGGTAAAATATTTTGCTGCGGCTATCTTGCCTTCATAAAAAGCTGCTTCTTCATTAGTACGAGCCAGAGCCCGTTGAGCTGCTTTATCTTCCGCTCCGGCCTCCTGAAAAATAACTTGTAATTTTTCCACCGCGATTCCGGCAGCCTGCAGCAATTGCCAGCCCACCATCAGATCACCAAAAATCATCAAATAAGGACGGGCATTGAGGATGGGAATAATCAACCCAGAACCTCCTGACCAAAGACCAAAATTTTTGGTTAGATCGCCCACAGCCTGTAATGATTCCCCCAAAATAGCAGCATATTTTTGCAGGATTTCATTTTTCTGGAGCTGGGCTGCTGTTTTTCCGATTTCCTGCAACAGATTACGGACATTTTCACCATGGCGCTGAGCCAGTTTTCGGCCCACCAGATCAAGGGCCTGAATCCCATTGGTACCTTCATAGAGACAGGCAATTTTCGCGTCTCGCAGGTATTGTTCCACTGGATATTCACTGCAATATCCATAGCCACCATAGACATCAATCGCCAATGAACAGATTTCAACGGCCTTATCAGACGAGAAAGCTTTACATACCGGCGTCATCAACTCAGCAAAGCCATGCCAATAATCCTGTTGCTCCGGGGTTTCAGCAATTTCAGCCCGGTCGATGGCATAAGCAACAAAATAATTCATCGCCCGGATTCCCTCCACATAGGCTTTCATCCAGAGTAGCGAACGCCGGATATCAGGATGTTCAATGATCGGCACCCCTTTGGCCGCAGGATTGCTGAACTCCCAAATCGGTCGGCTCTGGACGCGTTCACGGGCATAATCAAGAGAATGTTCATAGGCGGCCGTGGCATGTCCTAATCCCTGCATTCCCACTTCCAACCGGGCCTCATTCATCATGTTGAACATGATGGCCATCCCCTGGCGCTCTTCACCAAGAAGTTCGCCAATACAATTTTCCTCCTCGCCAAAATTCAGGGTACAGGTTGCTGATCCTTTAATCCCCATTTTATGCTCAATATTGCCGGTAAGCACATCATTGGAATCGCCCAGAGAGCCATCTTCATTAACTTTTATTTTTGGCACGATAAACAATGATATGCCATCCGTTCCCAGAGGATCTCCTTCAATCCGAGCCAGAACCGCATGAATATTATTCTCGGCCAAATCATGATCACCACTGGAAATAAAACATTTAGATCCAGTAATTTGATAACGTCCGTCCGACAGCAGTTTGGCTCGGGTTTTCAGGGCTCCCACATCACTGCCGGCACCAGCCTCGGTCAGGCACATGGTTCCGCCCCATTGGCCAGTATACATTTTATCCATATATTTTCGCTGCTGGGTTTCCGTGCCGTATTTTTCAATCAGTCCACCAGCGCCGCAGGTCAGGCCCGGATACATGACAAAGGCAAAATTGGCGGCATTGAACAACTCGGCACAGGCCGAAAAAACGGTCAACGGCATTCCCTGACCGCCAACTTCCACTGACCTGTGGGCGGCGTTCCAACCGGCCTCACAGTATTTTTTATAAGGTTCATGAAAACAGGGAGGCGCGGCAACCTGCCCATCTTTAAAAGTACATCCCTGCTGATCACCGAGGCTATAGGTAGGCAGAATTTCATTTACCGCCATTTTTTCCGCTTCACCAATCAGCATATTGACATCCTCAACCGTATAATCCTGATACTTTCCGGCAGCAAACAGGCTATCAACCTTAAGCTGTTCAAAAAGGATAAATTTCTGGTCTCTGATATTAACCAGTCCATTACTCATGTCTATTCCCTCCTTACGAAATTTATGGGTGATTGTTCATTCATTATTCTAACAAAAAAACCCCGACTCATCTCCATGCTGATTTCAGCTAAGATTGAATATAATCTTCTACGGTTCAGGGACTGTCAATCCGCTTTTGAGAATTGCCAGGACATCATCGGCATTTTTACTGAGGGAATATTTCCGGGAGCTGAATACCCAGCAACTGACAATTTCATCCATGCTGCCAAAAATTACTTCACGAGCTACCTTCGTATTAATCCGAGGATTAATACTGCCCTGCTGCTTTCCTGCTTCAACCAGCGTTTCAATCAGTTGATAATAGTGTTTCAGTGGTTCGGCGATTCCTGAACGGATATAGGTATCGGACTGCCGAAGTTGAATTTGGAGAAAATTGGCCATGGAAGGGTTTTTTTCCATGTAGCTGAAATGATAATGCACCAGGGCTGAAAGTTTATCAACGGCCGTATCATGGTTCTGCAATAAAACCTTCAACTGGTTGATATACTCGCTCATTTTTTCGCGAAAAACAGAAACCAGCACATCTTCCTTGTTAGCAAAATACAGGTAGATGGTTCCATCGGCAATCCCTGCCTGACGGGCAATTTTGGCCACCTGGCAATCATGGTAACCATATTCAGCAAAGACTTCCAAGGCCGCATCAATAATGGTCATATATTTTTCCCGTTTTCGGGGCTCAGCGGGAACTTTACTATTCATATAAAGCATCCAGTTGCTGCTGATATTTAGCGGTCACAATTTTTCGCCGCAACTTCAAAGTAGGAGTTATCTCTTCCTTATCCATGGTGAAATCACTGTCTAAAAGAATAAATTTTTTCACCTGTTCATAATTAGGTATCTCATTTTCCTCTTGTACTTTTTTAATTCGCTGTTCAAAAAGCCTGATAATCTCTGGATCTTCGAGCAAACCCCTGATATCGGTATAAAGGACATCATGGCCCAGCGCATACTCTTCAAGATTTTCATAATCCGGCACCAGCAATGCCGAGACAAACCGCTGTTTATCACCATAGAGCATAACTTCACTGATATATGCATCCAGCTTCAATAAATTTTCCAAGTGCTGCGGGGCAATATTCTTACCGCCGGCAGTGACAATCAGATCTTTCTTCCGGTCGGTAATGCTCAGATATCCTTCGGCATCCAGGTTGCCTATATCACCAGTACAAAACCAGCCGTCCACAAAAGCGTCCCTGGTTGCTTGAGGATTTTTATAATAGCCCGGGCTTATATTGGGTCCTTTGGCCAGGATTTCACCATCATCGGCAATTTTCACCTGTACATCAGGGATCAGCTTACCAACGGTACCAAACTTGAGCTCTTCTATCGTATTCACCGCCAGGACCGGAGAGGTTTCAGTCAAACCATATCCTTCCAGAATAAAATAACCGGTAGCGTAAAAAAACTCGGCTATCTTCTTAGGCAAGGGCGCCCCGCCGGAAACAAAAAACCGCAAACGGCCACCCAATTTTTCCCCCATCTTACTGAACACCAATTTTTTGGCCAAGCCATACTGCCAACCCAGAAAAACTGAAGGTTCTTTTTTTTCTTCCTTACAGGAAGCAATTTTGTCCGCAACCCCGAAGGCCCAGAACATCAGGCTTTTTTTCAGCCCGGAGCTATGCAATGCAGCGTCATAGATCTTAGCATATATCTTTTCAAAGAGCCGGGGAACACTGACCATGATCGTCGGACCCACCTCCTCCATATTCAACGGCACCATATCAATGGCTTCGGCATAGGCAATGGTTGCTCCGGCATAAATCATCAAGTAGTAACCAGCCATCCTTTCCAGAACATGGCTCAAGGGAAGATGTGAAAGGGCAATGTCATCATGGGTAACCTCATTCATGGAGACAGCACCCTGACAGTTACGGTAAAAGTTTTCATGCGTAAGCATGACACCTTTAGGATCACCAGTGGTCCCGGAAGTATAGATAATGGTTGCCAGATCATCAGGTTTTATTTGAGCCTTCAGTTCACCCAGCTTACCCGGGTTCTGCTGTAACCACGATTTCCCTTCCGCTTCCAGAAACGACAGGGTAATAACACTCTCATCCGCCAGTAAAGCATCATCAATACCATGATCAATCACGACGATGGTTTTCAACCAGGAACAGGATCGTTTTACTTCCAGGACTTTGCGCAGTTGCTCTTCAGTGGAAACAAAAATAACCGCTGATTCAGAATTATTTATAATATAGGCAACCTGGGCGGGTCTATTGGTGGGATAGACAGGGACATCTGCAGCCCCAGTATTGAGAATAGCAAGATCGATAAAAGCCCATTCAGGGCGATTCTCTGATAGCAGGGCCACCTTATCCCCCGGCTGTAAACCTCGAGACAATAAACCGGCAGCAATATGGCGAACATTTTCAGCCCATTCATTCCAACTTATATCAGCATATACCCCACTCCGCTTGACCATCATCGCCCGATCATTGCCGTANNNNNNNNNNNNNNNNNNNNNNNNNNNNNNNNNNNNNNNNNNNNNNNNNNNNNNNNNNNNNNNNNNNNNNNNNNNNNNNNNNNNNNNNNNNNNNNNNNNNA contains:
- a CDS encoding thiolase family protein, producing the protein MQEAVIVASVRSPGGRYKKGGLAQTRGDEIGIQVVKGLLARVPKLKPEDVDDLICGCAFPEAEQGMNIGRVISLGAGLPIETCGMTVNRFCSSGIQAIADATAKIQAGWSDVIIAGGAESMSHIPMGGSIFRPHPGWNDLPNTYVSMGITAENVAERYKISREDQDKVGMESNRRAHEAIEAGKFKEQIIPINAWKYSTDKHGKKIHVEVPFEMDDGVRWPASLEKMAKLKSPFKAGGVVTAANSSQMTDGASFALIMSAEKAKKLGLEPLAKLTNYAVAGVEPEVMGVGPAFAIPKVLQQAGLKTKDIELFEINEAFASQCIYSLRQLGLEKRYWDGDINPNGGAIALGHPLGCTGAKLTTQLIYELKRRKLKRGIVSMCIGGGMGAAGIIEML
- a CDS encoding 3-hydroxyacyl-CoA dehydrogenase/enoyl-CoA hydratase family protein, which encodes MSYEIKKAAVLGAGVMGATIAAHLTNAGIECLLLDIVPFELTEADQQQGLTRENPKWRNSFAARGLKGALKSKPASFYSKKNAEMITIGNFEDDLEKLSQVDWVIEVVVENLEIKQELFAKVAKVISKKCIVSTNTSGLPIRDISAKLTKSLKKRFLGVHFFNPPRYMKLVEIIPGEETDDDVVGFMTSFCEDVLGKGAVLCKDVPNFVGNRIGVFDIANAINIMVEKNLSVPELDAIIGKALGRPGSSICGTMDLVGTDVGFHVMNNLYAAVPDDEMREMFVPREFMVKMVENKWLGNKTRQGFYKKTKDEKGKRLKLALDYRTMEYVSFEKPRYASLQAAKKEPGGFAAKLRRLFQGNDVAAEVIREYLCRNFIYAANRIPEICDTVVAIDNTMKWGYNHKLGPFELWDVLGVQEVVKVMAELKLKVPKKISEMLKAGHTSFYLRQDDGLYYYDFASQDYVKLEQNPKIILLPPLKERNRVVASNAGASLIDIGDGVACLEFHTKMNAIDGDVGTMIYESCDIVEKDFLGLVVANHGTNFSVGANLFQVFVAIQQGDWDILDKMIHDFQYANMRLKYAARPVVIAPAGMALGGGCEISLHGDRCQPCGETYMGLVEVGVGVIPAGGGTKELMVRCTEGIPDGTIANGLNMQTHYQKAFENIGMAKVATSAVEAMELGYIRKTDAISMNRDQQIYDAKNVALGLARFYRQPKPVMIPVMGENFRGMVDSILYNMKAGNYISDYDEYVAKKLAGVLSGGDCAEGTFVSEDLILDLEREAFLSLCGETKTQDRMMYMLKNGKPLRN
- a CDS encoding acyl-CoA dehydrogenase, whose translation is MSNGLVNIRDQKFILFEQLKVDSLFAAGKYQDYTVEDVNMLIGEAEKMAVNEILPTYSLGDQQGCTFKDGQVAAPPCFHEPYKKYCEAGWNAAHRSVEVGGQGMPLTVFSACAELFNAANFAFVMYPGLTCGAGGLIEKYGTETQQRKYMDKMYTGQWGGTMCLTEAGAGSDVGALKTRAKLLSDGRYQITGSKCFISSGDHDLAENNIHAVLARIEGDPLGTDGISLFIVPKIKVNEDGSLGDSNDVLTGNIEHKMGIKGSATCTLNFGEEENCIGELLGEERQGMAIMFNMMNEARLEVGMQGLGHATAAYEHSLDYARERVQSRPIWEFSNPAAKGVPIIEHPDIRRSLLWMKAYVEGIRAMNYFVAYAIDRAEIAETPEQQDYWHGFAELMTPVCKAFSSDKAVEICSLAIDVYGGYGYCSEYPVEQYLRDAKIACLYEGTNGIQALDLVGRKLAQRHGENVRNLLQEIGKTAAQLQKNEILQKYAAILGESLQAVGDLTKNFGLWSGGSGLIIPILNARPYLMIFGDLMVGWQLLQAAGIAVEKLQVIFQEAGAEDKAAQRALARTNEEAAFYEGKIAAAKYFTVEVLSILKSRCQSVEMREKIAVEMLDASFGM
- a CDS encoding TetR/AcrR family transcriptional regulator, translating into MNSKVPAEPRKREKYMTIIDAALEVFAEYGYHDCQVAKIARQAGIADGTIYLYFANKEDVLVSVFREKMSEYINQLKVLLQNHDTAVDKLSALVHYHFSYMEKNPSMANFLQIQLRQSDTYIRSGIAEPLKHYYQLIETLVEAGKQQGSINPRINTKVAREVIFGSMDEIVSCWVFSSRKYSLSKNADDVLAILKSGLTVPEP
- a CDS encoding long-chain fatty acid--CoA ligase yields the protein YGNDRAMMVKRSGVYADISWNEWAENVRHIAAGLLSRGLQPGDKVALLSENRPEWAFIDLAILNTGAADVPVYPTNRPAQVAYIINNSESAVIFVSTEEQLRKVLEVKRSCSWLKTIVVIDHGIDDALLADESVITLSFLEAEGKSWLQQNPGKLGELKAQIKPDDLATIIYTSGTTGDPKGVMLTHENFYRNCQGAVSMNEVTHDDIALSHLPLSHVLERMAGYYLMIYAGATIAYAEAIDMVPLNMEEVGPTIMVSVPRLFEKIYAKIYDAALHSSGLKKSLMFWAFGVADKIASCKEEKKEPSVFLGWQYGLAKKLVFSKMGEKLGGRLRFFVSGGAPLPKKIAEFFYATGYFILEGYGLTETSPVLAVNTIEELKFGTVGKLIPDVQVKIADDGEILAKGPNISPGYYKNPQATRDAFVDGWFCTGDIGNLDAEGYLSITDRKKDLIVTAGGKNIAPQHLENLLKLDAYISEVMLYGDKQRFVSALLVPDYENLEEYALGHDVLYTDIRGLLEDPEIIRLFEQRIKKVQEENEIPNYEQVKKFILLDSDFTMDKEEITPTLKLRRKIVTAKYQQQLDALYE